The following proteins are encoded in a genomic region of Oncorhynchus keta strain PuntledgeMale-10-30-2019 chromosome 8, Oket_V2, whole genome shotgun sequence:
- the LOC127931411 gene encoding uncharacterized protein LOC127931411: MMTTHIDIKSQTTTNIQTQIKEEQIPSRNLWTHCSGLSYHRQVFTKQTDMDCSGLSYHRQVFTKQTDMDCSGLSYHRQVFTKQTDMDCSGLSYHRQVFTKQTDMDCSGLSYHGQVFTKQTDMDCSGLSYHRQVFTKQTDMDCSGLSYHRQVFTKQTDMDCSGLSYHRQVFTKQTDMDCSGLSYHRQVFTKQTDMDCSGLSYHRQVFTKQTDMDCSGLSYHRQVFTKQTDMDCSGLSYHRQVFTKQTDMDCSGLSYHGQVFTKQTDMDCSGLSYHRQVFTKQTDMDCSGLSYHRQVFTKQTDMDCSGLSYHGQVFTKQTDMDCSGLSYHRQVFTKQTDMDCSGLSYHGQVFTKQTDMDCSGLSYHRQVFTKQTDMDCSGLSYHRQVFTKQTDMDCSGLSYHRQVFTKQTDMDCSGLSYHGQVFTKQTDMTVVVCLTTGRSLQSRLIWTVVVCLTTGRSLQSRLIWTVVVCLTTGRSLQSRLIWTVVVCLTTGRSLQSRLIWTVVVCLTTGRSLQSRLIWTVVVCLTTGRSLQSRLIWTVVVCLTTGRSLQSRLI; the protein is encoded by the exons ATGATGACCACACATATAGACATTAAATCACAAACGAcaacaaacatacaaacacagataAAAGAGGAACAAATACCGAGCAGAAATCTATGGACAcactgtagtggtctgtcttACCACAGGCAGGTCTTTACAAAGCAGACTGATATGGACTGTAGTGGTCTGTCTTACCACAGGCAGGTCTTTACAAAGCAGACTGATATGGACTGTAGTGGTCTGTCTTACCACAGGCAGGTCTTTACAAAGCAGACTGATATGGACTGTAGTGGTCTGTCTTACCACAGGCAGGTCTTTACAAAGCAGACTGATATGGACTGTAGTGGTCTGTCTTACCACGGGCAGGTCTTTACAAAGCAGACTGATATGGACTGTAGTGGTCTGTCTTACCACAGGCAGGTCTTTACAAAGCAGACTGATATGGACTGTAGTGGTCTGTCTTACCACAGGCAGGTCTTTACAAAGCAGACTGATATGGACTGTAGTGGTCTGTCTTACCACAGGCAGGTCTTTACAAAGCAGACTGATATGGACTGTAGTGGTCTGTCTTACCACAGGCAGGTCTTTACAAAGCAGACTGATATGGACTGTAGTGGTCTGTCTTACCACAGGCAGGTCTTTACAAAGCAGACTGATATGGACTGTAGTGGTCTGTCTTACCACAGGCAGGTCTTTACAAAGCAGACTGATATGGACTGTAGTGGTCTGTCTTACCACAGGCAGGTCTTTACAAAGCAGACTGATATGGACTGTAGTGGTCTGTCTTACCACGGGCAGGTCTTTACAAAGCAGACTGATATGGACTGTAGTGGTCTGTCTTACCACAGGCAGGTCTTTACAAAGCAGACTGATATGGACTGTAGTGGTCTGTCTTACCACAGGCAG GTCTTTACAAAGCAGACTGATATGGACTGTAGTGGTCTGTCTTACCACGGGCAGGTCTTTACAAAGCAGACTGATATGGACTGTAGTGGTCTGTCTTACCACAGGCAGGTCTTTACAAAGCAGACTGATATGGACTGTAGTGGTCTGTCTTACCACGGGCAGGTCTTTACAAAGCAGACTGATATGGACTGTAGTGGTCTGTCTTACCACAGGCAGGTCTTTACAAAGCAGACTGATATGGACTGTAGTGGTCTGTCTTACCACAGGCAGGTCTTTACAAAGCAGACTGATATGGACTGTAGTGGTCTGTCTTACCACAGGCAGGTCTTTACAAAGCAGACTGATATGGACTGTAGTGGTCTGTCTTACCACGGGCAGGTCTTTACAAAGCAGACTGATATGACTGTAGTGGTCTGTCTTACCACAGGCAGGTCTTTACAAAGCAGACTGATATGGACTGTAGTGGTCTGTCTTACCACAGGCAGGTCTTTACAAAGCAGACTGATATGGACTGTAGTGGTCTGTCTTACCACAGGCAGGTCTTTACAAAGCAGACTGATATGGACTGTAGTGGTCTGTCTTACCACGGGCAGGTCTTTACAAAGCAGACTGATATGGACTGTAGTGGTCTGTCTTACCACGGGCAGGTCTTTACAAAGCAGACTGATATGGACTGTAGTGGTCTGTCTTACCACAGGCAGGTCTTTACAAAGCAGACTGATATGGACTGTAGTGGTCTGTCTTACCACAGGCAGGTCTTTACAAAGCAGACTGATATGA